The following coding sequences lie in one Micromonospora sp. R77 genomic window:
- a CDS encoding PP2C family protein-serine/threonine phosphatase, with protein MTTARRGGLAGPVSGGGQASRPRTRRPAESPLPADSRLARELLDGLAEAIVTTDPAGVVTLVNAMAVELLPDLTPGTDLARCAIDPLAHATRSGADTVDLEHRGRRLRGVRRALATGCAWYVRDITEEQARTDALLAERSRTAFLAQAGSRLGLSLHRDQTLRTAATLPVPYLADVALVVHRPPPPAEDQPHWLRYAEGERAPTTGIGTWALADAVPGLAEALDGDATDPSPWLDAELAHLADLLPDGFGRPGTVLVSPMLSAGGPAGALLLIRHAERPGFDQREIELAREFAARAGAALAAADLYGEQTHLARVLQHSLLPPELPTVPGMRLAGGYRAAGDSLRIGGDFYDVFRTASGALFALGDVCGKGVGAAVLTGRVRQSLQTLRLVEQRPLELIELLNRALLDAPDAARRSQFTTLLLGGLTREPDGGLLVTLAGGGHPSPLVVRADRTVEPVQVGGMPVGAFATARFAAAQVRLAPGEVLLAYTDGVTEARGGPGELAMFGDGRLLSAVRSVAGLPPAVLVERLLQLVDEWLDGQVHDDIAMLAVAAAPA; from the coding sequence GTGACGACCGCCCGCCGGGGTGGTCTCGCCGGACCGGTAAGCGGCGGCGGGCAGGCGTCCCGGCCCCGCACCCGGCGTCCCGCCGAGAGCCCGCTGCCGGCCGACTCGAGACTGGCCCGGGAACTGCTGGACGGTCTCGCCGAGGCGATCGTCACCACCGACCCCGCCGGCGTGGTGACCCTGGTCAACGCGATGGCGGTCGAACTCCTCCCCGACCTCACCCCCGGCACCGACCTGGCCCGCTGCGCGATCGACCCGCTGGCCCACGCGACGCGGTCCGGTGCCGACACCGTCGACCTGGAGCACCGCGGCCGCCGGTTGCGCGGGGTCCGCCGCGCCCTGGCCACTGGCTGCGCCTGGTACGTGCGGGACATCACCGAGGAGCAGGCCCGCACCGACGCGCTGCTGGCCGAGCGCTCCCGTACCGCCTTCCTGGCCCAGGCCGGCAGCCGGCTCGGCCTCTCCCTGCACCGGGACCAGACGCTGCGCACGGCCGCCACCCTGCCGGTGCCCTACCTCGCCGACGTCGCGCTGGTCGTCCACCGCCCGCCGCCGCCCGCCGAGGACCAGCCGCACTGGCTCCGGTACGCCGAGGGTGAACGCGCCCCGACCACCGGGATCGGCACCTGGGCGCTCGCCGACGCCGTGCCCGGACTCGCCGAGGCACTCGACGGTGACGCCACCGACCCCAGCCCGTGGCTGGACGCCGAACTGGCCCACCTGGCCGACCTGCTGCCCGACGGCTTCGGCCGGCCCGGCACGGTGCTGGTCAGCCCGATGCTCAGCGCCGGCGGCCCGGCCGGCGCGCTGCTGCTGATCCGCCACGCCGAACGCCCCGGTTTCGACCAGCGGGAGATCGAACTGGCCCGGGAGTTCGCCGCCCGCGCCGGTGCCGCCCTGGCCGCCGCGGACCTCTACGGCGAGCAGACCCACCTGGCCCGGGTGCTGCAGCACAGCCTGCTGCCGCCGGAGCTGCCCACGGTGCCCGGGATGCGACTGGCCGGTGGTTACCGCGCCGCCGGGGACAGCCTGCGCATCGGCGGCGACTTCTACGACGTGTTCCGCACCGCCTCAGGGGCGCTGTTCGCCCTCGGCGACGTCTGCGGCAAGGGCGTCGGCGCCGCCGTGCTGACCGGCCGGGTACGCCAGTCGTTGCAGACCCTGCGGCTGGTCGAACAGCGTCCGCTGGAGCTGATCGAGCTGCTCAACCGGGCGCTGCTCGACGCGCCCGACGCCGCCCGGCGCAGCCAGTTCACCACCCTGCTGCTCGGCGGGCTCACCCGCGAACCGGACGGCGGACTGCTGGTCACCCTGGCCGGCGGGGGTCACCCGTCGCCGCTGGTGGTCCGCGCCGACCGGACCGTCGAGCCGGTGCAGGTGGGCGGCATGCCCGTCGGCGCGTTCGCCACGGCCCGCTTCGCGGCGGCGCAGGTGCGGCTGGCGCCCGGAGAGGTGCTGCTCGCGTACACCGACGGGGTGACCGAGGCGCGGGGCGGTCCGGGCGAGCTGGCCATGTTCGGCGACGGCCGGCTGCTCTCCGCGGTCCGCTCGGTCGCCGGCCTGCCCCCGGCCGTGCTGGTCGAGCGGCTGCTGCAACTGGTCGACGAGTGGCTGGACGGGCAGGTCCACGACGACATCGCGATGCTGGCCGTGGCGGCGGCACCCGCGTGA
- a CDS encoding B12-binding domain-containing protein: MSGTATGGIGPGTVEAYLDCLDRADQADAVDLVAGLLDAGVPVADVLVDVVAEAQREIGRRWLTGSWSVAREHAATHVSEVVVGAVAARVTAVPRRGHVVTACVEGEWHALAARIVAEVVRAAGWRVTFLGASVPARHLVSYLHQTGPDAVLLSCVQPTRLIRAARMVESCRAAGVPVVAGGPGFGPDGRWAAGIGAAAWGATARGRGPAAGPAGLHRPPHRSRRAGRRRRVRGRAAPPPGGGPRGPARRRPGRGGRRGHRHRRGPPGGRPGGGDPGR; this comes from the coding sequence GTGAGCGGGACGGCCACCGGTGGGATCGGGCCGGGCACCGTCGAGGCGTACCTCGACTGCCTGGACCGGGCCGACCAGGCCGACGCGGTCGACCTGGTGGCCGGGCTGCTCGACGCGGGTGTCCCGGTGGCCGACGTCCTGGTGGACGTGGTCGCCGAGGCACAGCGGGAGATCGGCCGACGCTGGCTGACCGGGTCCTGGAGCGTCGCCCGGGAACACGCCGCGACGCACGTCAGCGAGGTGGTGGTGGGTGCGGTGGCGGCCCGGGTCACCGCCGTCCCGCGCCGCGGACACGTGGTGACGGCCTGCGTCGAGGGCGAGTGGCACGCGCTGGCCGCCCGCATCGTGGCCGAGGTGGTCCGGGCAGCCGGCTGGCGGGTGACCTTCCTGGGCGCCAGCGTGCCCGCCCGGCACCTGGTCTCCTACCTGCACCAGACCGGACCCGACGCGGTGCTGCTCAGTTGCGTGCAGCCCACCCGCCTGATCCGCGCCGCCCGGATGGTGGAGTCCTGCCGTGCCGCGGGGGTGCCGGTCGTCGCGGGCGGCCCCGGCTTCGGCCCGGACGGCCGGTGGGCCGCCGGGATCGGGGCGGCGGCCTGGGGTGCCACCGCCCGGGGACGCGGTCCGGCTGCTGGACCGGCAGGTCTTCACCGACCACCACACCGGTCCCGGCGCGCCGGCCGGCGACGACGAGTACGTGGCCGTGCTGCGCCGCCGCCGGGAGGTGGTCCACGCGGCCCTGCGCGCCGTCGACCCGGCCGAGGAGGCCGCCGAGGACATCGCCACCGGCGTGGCCCACCTGGTGGACGCCCTGGCGGCGGCGATCCGGGTCGGTGA